From a region of the Anomalospiza imberbis isolate Cuckoo-Finch-1a 21T00152 chromosome 3, ASM3175350v1, whole genome shotgun sequence genome:
- the LOC137471167 gene encoding epoxide hydrolase 1-like isoform X2: MWREILPNAWESIMSRIRPFDYSQKNAVLVPVAALGVGGMLLYWLRSGRKIETIDVGDGWWGAGERPPKGKEDTSIRPFKIETSDKEIEDLHQRLDRFRFTQPVEGAAFHYGFNSSYLRKVVAYWRNQFDWRKQVEVLNKYPHFHTTIEGIDIHFIHVKPSYVPHGQAVRPLLMVHGWPGSFYEFYKIIPLLTEPAKHGLNEGDVVFEVICPSIPGYGFSEAPHQKEFDSIATARIFHKLMNRLGFKEYYLQGGDWGSRVATNMAQMLPQSVKGLHLNLVFITTEGLGKVISTMLGAYVPWLVGFSREDARRLYPFMQKNIYDVLRESGYLHIQATKPDTAGCGLNDSPVGLAAYIMEKFSTWTDKSFLYKDDGGLESKYSLDELLTNVMIYWVTSSIVSSMRYYKENFSKDPRIHNRVGVYVPTGIAAFPQEIVHVPRVWAKDVYKNIITYTYMPRGGHFAAFEEPKLLAQDIMQFVRKVEQL, encoded by the exons ATGTGGCGGGAGATCCTTCCAAACGCATG GGAGAGCATCATGTCCCGGATCAG GCCTTTTGACTATTCTCAGAAGAATGCAGTCCTGgtccctgtggctgccctgggggTTGGAGGGATGCTGCTTTACTGGCTCAGATCTGGACGCAAGATCGAGACTATTGATGTGGGCGATGGGTGGTGGGGCGCAGGCGAAAGGCCCCCCAAAGGGAAAGAAGACACAAGCATCCGTCCCTTCAAGATTGAAACATCTGACAAAGAAATCGAG GATCTGCATCAGCGCCTGGATCGGTTCCGCTTCACACAGCCCGTGGAAGGAGCTGCCTTCCACTACGGCTTCAACTCCAGCTACCTGCGGAAGGTGGTGGCCTACTGGAGGAATCAGTTTGACTGGCGCAAGCAAGTGGAAGTGCTGAACAAATACCCCCACTTCCACACCACCATTGAAG GGATTGATATCCATTTTATCCATGTGAAGCCATCTTATGTTCCTCATGGTCAAGCGGTTCGACCTCTGTTGATGGTCCATGGCTGGCCCGGCTCCTTCTATGAGTTCTACAAGATCATCCCTCTGCTCACGGAGCCAGCCAAGCACGGCCTGAATGAGGGTGATGTGGTGTTTGAGGTCATCTGCCCCTCCATCCCAGGATACGGTTTCTCAGAGGCCCCTCACCAGAAAG AGTTTGACTCCATAGCAACTGCTCGGATATTTCATAAGCTGATGAACAGATTGGGCTTCAAGGAATACTACCTACAGGGAGGAGACTGGGGATCTCGCGTTGCCACAAACATGGCCCAGATGCTGCCACA GTCTGTGAAAGGGCTTCATCTGAATCTTGTTTTCATCACCACAGAAGGTTTGGGAAAGGTGATTAGTACAATGCTTGGGGCTTATGTACCATGGCTTGTAGGCTTCAGTAGGGAAGATGCTCGACGTCTCTACCCTTTCATGCAGAAGAACATATATGATGTCCTGCGAGAGTCTGGATACTTACACATCCAAGCCACCAAACCAGACACTGCAG GTTGTGGACTGAATGACTCCCCCGTGGGGCTTGCTGCATATATTATGGAGAAATTCTCAACCTGGACAGACAAATCATTTCTGTATAAAGATGATGGAGGCTTGGAAAG CAAATACTCTCTTGATGAACTTTTGACCAATGTGATGATTTACTGGGTGACATCATCCATTGTGTCCTCAATGCGATACTacaaagaaaacttttccaaggACCCAAGAATTCATAACAG GGTTGGAGTATACGTTCCCACAGGGATTGCAGCTTTTCCTCAGGAGATTGTACATGTACCACGTGTCTGGGCAAAGGATGTCTACAAGAACATCATCACTTACACTTACATGCCACGTGGAGGGCATTTTGCTGCCTTTGAGGAACCAAAGCTCCTGGCACAAGACATCATGCAGTTTGTCCGAAAAGTGGAACAGCTGTGA
- the LOC137471167 gene encoding epoxide hydrolase 1-like isoform X1: MWREILPNAWPFDYSQKNAVLVPVAALGVGGMLLYWLRSGRKIETIDVGDGWWGAGERPPKGKEDTSIRPFKIETSDKEIEDLHQRLDRFRFTQPVEGAAFHYGFNSSYLRKVVAYWRNQFDWRKQVEVLNKYPHFHTTIEGIDIHFIHVKPSYVPHGQAVRPLLMVHGWPGSFYEFYKIIPLLTEPAKHGLNEGDVVFEVICPSIPGYGFSEAPHQKEFDSIATARIFHKLMNRLGFKEYYLQGGDWGSRVATNMAQMLPQSVKGLHLNLVFITTEGLGKVISTMLGAYVPWLVGFSREDARRLYPFMQKNIYDVLRESGYLHIQATKPDTAGCGLNDSPVGLAAYIMEKFSTWTDKSFLYKDDGGLESKYSLDELLTNVMIYWVTSSIVSSMRYYKENFSKDPRIHNR; the protein is encoded by the exons ATGTGGCGGGAGATCCTTCCAAACGCATG GCCTTTTGACTATTCTCAGAAGAATGCAGTCCTGgtccctgtggctgccctgggggTTGGAGGGATGCTGCTTTACTGGCTCAGATCTGGACGCAAGATCGAGACTATTGATGTGGGCGATGGGTGGTGGGGCGCAGGCGAAAGGCCCCCCAAAGGGAAAGAAGACACAAGCATCCGTCCCTTCAAGATTGAAACATCTGACAAAGAAATCGAG GATCTGCATCAGCGCCTGGATCGGTTCCGCTTCACACAGCCCGTGGAAGGAGCTGCCTTCCACTACGGCTTCAACTCCAGCTACCTGCGGAAGGTGGTGGCCTACTGGAGGAATCAGTTTGACTGGCGCAAGCAAGTGGAAGTGCTGAACAAATACCCCCACTTCCACACCACCATTGAAG GGATTGATATCCATTTTATCCATGTGAAGCCATCTTATGTTCCTCATGGTCAAGCGGTTCGACCTCTGTTGATGGTCCATGGCTGGCCCGGCTCCTTCTATGAGTTCTACAAGATCATCCCTCTGCTCACGGAGCCAGCCAAGCACGGCCTGAATGAGGGTGATGTGGTGTTTGAGGTCATCTGCCCCTCCATCCCAGGATACGGTTTCTCAGAGGCCCCTCACCAGAAAG AGTTTGACTCCATAGCAACTGCTCGGATATTTCATAAGCTGATGAACAGATTGGGCTTCAAGGAATACTACCTACAGGGAGGAGACTGGGGATCTCGCGTTGCCACAAACATGGCCCAGATGCTGCCACA GTCTGTGAAAGGGCTTCATCTGAATCTTGTTTTCATCACCACAGAAGGTTTGGGAAAGGTGATTAGTACAATGCTTGGGGCTTATGTACCATGGCTTGTAGGCTTCAGTAGGGAAGATGCTCGACGTCTCTACCCTTTCATGCAGAAGAACATATATGATGTCCTGCGAGAGTCTGGATACTTACACATCCAAGCCACCAAACCAGACACTGCAG GTTGTGGACTGAATGACTCCCCCGTGGGGCTTGCTGCATATATTATGGAGAAATTCTCAACCTGGACAGACAAATCATTTCTGTATAAAGATGATGGAGGCTTGGAAAG CAAATACTCTCTTGATGAACTTTTGACCAATGTGATGATTTACTGGGTGACATCATCCATTGTGTCCTCAATGCGATACTacaaagaaaacttttccaaggACCCAAGAATTCATAACAGGTAA
- the MAD2L1BP gene encoding MAD2L1-binding protein, with translation MGPQGNRPVLGSPAVAVAFPGAVCRGSGYRFACELLKHVLHQRNQLPLPYEQLAFFCRRAAQDGDGIEKPHSLGLASRKCQQLLMELEGLFQHLEVMFSLTLVPRVLFLLGGNVMNPKELYELNLEAFCEGSAEESLQTAPCVRQLFHRLFVADVFSELKALPVTGTLVLVQGHRDCGVEWFRPKLDYQVPTRGRKLTVKLSCDGDLHVSASPPQHRAPAWEDYVWFQAPVTLKGFSE, from the exons atgGGGCCCCAGGGGAACAggcctgtgctgggcagcccCGCGGTGGCCGTGGCGTTCCCGGGAGCTGTGTGCCGGGGCAGCGGCTACCGCTTCGCCTGCGAGCTCCTGAAGCACGTCCTGCACCAGCGGAACCAGCTCCCGCTGCCCTACGAGCAGCTCGCCTTCTTCTGCCGGCGGGCGGCCCAG gatGGAGATGGAATTGAGAAACCACATTCCCTGGGCCTGGCAAGCAGAaagtgccagcagctgctgatggAGCTGGAGGGATTGTTCCAGCACCTGGAAGTCATGTTTAGTCTGACGCTGGTTCCTCGGGTTCTTTTCCTACTTGGAGGCAATGTCATGAACCCCAAGGAGCTCTATGAGCTGAATTTGGAAGCGTTCTGTGAGGGCTCTGCTGAAGAGAGCCTCCAGACTGCGCCCTGTGTTCGCCAGCTCTTTCACCGCCTGTTTGTTGCTGATGTCTTCAGTGAACTTAAGGCTCTCCCTGTCACAGGCACTCTTGTCCTGGTCCAGGGCCACCGTGACTGTGGTGTTGAGTGGTTCCGGCCCAAGCTCGACTACCAAGTGCCAACTCGAGGGAGGAAGCTGACTGTTAAGTTGTCCTGTGATGGAGACCTCCATGTTAGTGCCTCACCTCCACAGCACAGGGCACCTGCTTGGGAGGACTATGTCTGGTTCCAAGCACCAGTGACCCTCAAAGGCTTTAGTGAATGA